One Kushneria konosiri genomic window, TTGAAGATCTCAGCATCAAACATTACGAAGTTCTTCTGAGGATGCACGATGAAAATGGCAGGCTACATATGCCTGGCTCTTTTATACCGGTAGCGGAGCGGTTTGGCTTGATCGTTGAGATAGACCGCTGGGTCGTCAGAGAAGCCATTTCCCTGTTAAGTAAGTTCAGGAATGATCGGACAAGCCTTGCCATTAATCTATCTGGGCAATCTCTTCACGATGACACGATAAAACACTTTATCGAGCACGAGCTTGATAATAGAAAGGTGTCTCCCTCCCGCATTATTGTTGAAATCACGGAGACGGCGGCTGTTGCTGATCTGGCAACAGCAAGAAATGTTTTACAGGAGATCAGTGATCTGGGGTGCCGGATAGCACTGGATGATTTTGGAGTGGGTTTCAGCAGTTTTCATTATCTCGATCAATTGCCTTCCGATTATATAAAAATAGATGGTTCATTTATTCAGCATATGATGAGCAACGATAAGGACCGTCTGATTGTCAAGTCCATCGCTGATATTGCAAAGGGCTTCGGGAAGGAGGTTATAGCAGAGTTTGTTGATCAGGAGGCAATGATTGAAATACTCAAGTCATACGATATTGCCTACGCGCAGGGGTACCATATGGGTCGTCCGGCAGAAGCTGCCTCATTCAACATCTAGGAACAGGGGTGGCCGAAAGTGGAGTTTGTCAGTGCTTTTTTTGAAAGATTTGATGTCAGGCTGGCCTCATCGGAGGCCGATAAACATGAGATTTACAGGTTAAGACACGAGGTCTTTCTTCAGGAGCTGGGGTATGAGCTATCGGGCGTTCCGGAGAATGGAGAGGAGCGCGACGATTACGATAGTAACGCCATTTATATTGTGGTTATTGGTCGCTTCACTCAACAGATCGTAGGCTCAGCGAGAATTGTTGTTCCTCAAACGCATGTGGCCGGCAGACTTTCATATCTTCCGGTTGAAAACTATTGTGGCAAAACCCTTTTCTCCAGCACTGTT contains:
- a CDS encoding EAL domain-containing protein, whose translation is MASADLAMYKAKEKSTRKWHLLSSVHESREQLQERAYWVELIRSSLAGGRFTLMLQPIVFLEDLSIKHYEVLLRMHDENGRLHMPGSFIPVAERFGLIVEIDRWVVREAISLLSKFRNDRTSLAINLSGQSLHDDTIKHFIEHELDNRKVSPSRIIVEITETAAVADLATARNVLQEISDLGCRIALDDFGVGFSSFHYLDQLPSDYIKIDGSFIQHMMSNDKDRLIVKSIADIAKGFGKEVIAEFVDQEAMIEILKSYDIAYAQGYHMGRPAEAASFNI